The following are encoded together in the Bos javanicus breed banteng chromosome X, ARS-OSU_banteng_1.0, whole genome shotgun sequence genome:
- the MAGEE2 gene encoding melanoma-associated antigen E2, which produces MSLVSKNACHRSAETTADYSDFHGEMQATDASGLPASMIVPDAPQGPQAPVDPQVASASQAAQDPKDLDVLIDEQSRRLGALRVHDPLEDRSIALVNFMRMKSQIEGSIQQTEMLEFLREYSDQFPEILRRASAHLDRVFGLNLRVLDPQADTYNLISKRGLQTNDWIAESLDMPKAGLLALVLGHILLNGNRARETSIWDLLLKADVLGEPQRINIPFGNTRNLLTTDFVRMRFLEYWPVYGTNPLEFEFLWGSRAHKEITKMEALKFVAEAHDEEPWSWPEEYNKALEADKAKERSQAAGLEFWSEDTMNDKANDLVQLAINVTEELLPIHQDELLAHTGKEFEDVFPNILSRATLILDLFYGFSLIEVDTSEHIYLLVQQPESEEEQMMLESLGRPTQEYVMPILGLIFLMGNRVKEANVWNLLRRFGVDVGRKHAITCKLMRQRYLECRPLSYSNPVEYELLWGPRAHLETTKMKALEYMARLYRKQPQDWPEQYREAVEDEEARARSEATAMFFFGPM; this is translated from the coding sequence ATGTCTCTGGTAAGCAAGAATGCGTGTCACCGCAGCGCAGAGACCACTGCAGATTACAGCGACTTCCATGGTGAGATGCAGGCTACTGATGCCTCTGGGCTCCCCGCTTCCATGATAGTTCCTGATGCCCCCCAGGGCCCTCAGGCGCCGGTCGACCCTCAGGTTGCCAGCGCTTCCCAGGCTGCGCAGGACCCAAAAGACCTCGATGTGCTGATTGATGAGCAGTCCCGACGTTTGGGGGCGCTCAGGGTGCACGATCCTCTAGAAGACAGGTCGATTGCTTTGGTGAATTTCATGCGCATGAAAAGCCAAATCGAGGGGTCTATTCAGCAGACAGAGATGCTGGAGTTCCTCAGAGAATACTCAGATCAGTTCCCTGAGATCCTCAGACGAGCCTCAGCCCATCTGGATCGGGTCTTTGGGTTGAATCTGAGAGTTCTTGATCCCCAAGCTGACACCTACAACCTAATCAGCAAACGGGGTCTCCAGACCAATGATTGGATAGCAGAATCCCTGGACATGCCAAAGGCAGGTCTCCTGGCCTTGGTCCTAGGTCACATTCTCCTAAATGGTAACCGAGCAAGAGAGACTTCCATTTGGGATCTGTTGCTAAAGGCTGATGTGTTAGGTGAACCCCAGAGGATCAACATCCCCTTTGGGAACACAAGGAACCTCCTAACTACTGACTTTGTGCGTATGCGATTCTTGGAGTACTGGCCAGTGTATGGCACTAATCCCCTTGAATTTGAGTTCTTGTGGGGTTCTAGAGCCCacaaagaaatcacaaagatgGAAGCCCTGAAGTTTGTGGCAGAGGCCCATGATGAAGAACCCTGGAGCTGGCCAGAAGAATATAATAAGGCCCTAGAAGCTGACAAGGCCAAAGAAAGAAGCCAGGCTGCTGGCTTAGAGTTCTGGTCAGAAGACACTATGAATGATAAGGCAAATGATTTGGTCCAGTTGGCCATTAATGTCACAGAGGAGTTGTTACCTATACATCAGGATGAGCTATTGGCTCACACTGGCAAAGAATTTGAGGATGTGTTTCCAAATATCCTCAGTCGAGCTACTCTAATACTTGATCTGTTCTATGGGTTCTCTCTGATTGAGGTTGATACCAGTGAGCACATTTACCTCCTTGTCCAGCAACCAGAATCAGAAGAAGAGCAAATGATGCTAGAGAGCCTGGGGAGACCCACTCAAGAATATGTGATGCCAATCCTGGGTTTGATCTTCTTGATGGGCAACCGTGTCAAAGAGGCCAATGTCTGGAATTTGCTTCGGAGATTTGGTGTGGATGTAGGGAGAAAGCATGCCATCACCTGCAAACTTATGAGACAGCGCTACTTGGAATGCAGGCCACTCTCCTATTCTAATCCAGTTGAATATGAGCTTCTATGGGGTCCTCGAGCTCACCTTGAAACCACCAAAATGAAAGCCCTGGAGTACATGGCCAGGCTCTACAGAAAGCAACCACAGGACTGGCCAGAGCAATACAGGGAGGCTGTTGAAGATGAGGAGGCCAGAGCCAGATCTGAGGCAACTGCCATGTTCTTCTTTGGCCCCATGTGA